The following proteins come from a genomic window of Melospiza georgiana isolate bMelGeo1 chromosome 3, bMelGeo1.pri, whole genome shotgun sequence:
- the LOC131081048 gene encoding acrosin-like, whose product MNYFGLLVLLTMAGLAQSQYTCGWTCGLRPMVSDSGYNSHDHGMTRIVGGTGAKPGAWPWMVSIQHPSIPGTKHFCGGSLIRADWVLTAAHCFDLIFDSSLVYVVIGATQLTQPGPGAQVRQIKKLIRHENYQRRDMSNDIALLELSKPVDCSPYVQLACVADAILGLSVAQARNCWIAGWGATTAKDKTPSDHLQEAKVHLINIQLCNSTFWNSGKIHAHNLCAGYPQGRIDTCQGDSGGPLMCQDKHADYWWVVGVTSWGKGCGRARRPGVYTSTQHFYDWILAHMDTENI is encoded by the exons ATGAATTATTTTGGCCTCCTCGTCCTGCTGACCATGGCcgggctggcacagagccagtaCACCTGCGG ATGGACTTGCGGCCTCCGACCCATGGTGTCTGACTCTGGGTACAATAGTCATGACCACGGCATGACACGCATCGTGGGTGGCACAGGTGCCAAGCCAGGGGCCTGGCCGTGGATGGTCAGCATCCAGCATCCGAGCATACCAGGCACAAAGCATTTCTGTGGAGGATCGCTCATCAGGGCAGATTGGGTCCTCACAGCTGCCCACTGCTTTGACCTCATTTT TGACAGCAGCTTGGTGTATGTGGTGATTGGGGCCACCCAGTTGACtcagccaggccctggggcaCAAGTCCGCCAAATTAAGAAGTTAATACGTCATGAAAACTATCAGAGACGTGACATGAGCAATGACATTGCCTTGCTGGAACTGAGCAAGCCTGTTGACTGCAGCCCCTATGTCCAGCTGGCCTGTGTGGCCGATGCTATCTTAGGGTTGTCAGTGGCACAGGCACGTAACTGCTGGATTGCTGGCTGGGGTGCCACCACTGCAAAAG ATAAAACTCCAAGTGATCACCTGCAGGAGGCCAAGGTACACCTAATCAATATCCAGCTGTGTAACAGCACCTTCTGGAACTCAGGGAAAATCCACGCCCACAACTTATGTGCTGGTTACCCACAGGGCCGCATCGACACCTGCCAG ggtgaCAGCGGTGGTCCTCTCATGTGCCAAGACAAACATGCTGACTACTGGTGGGTTGTTGGAGTGAccagctggggaaaaggctgtGGCAGAGCAAGGCGACCGGGAGTCTACACCTCCACTCAGCACTTCTATGACTGGATTCTGGCCCATATGGACACAGAGAACATTTAA
- the LOC131081049 gene encoding acrosin-like — translation MKWLGLLVLLTMAGLSHGTWDNCGGVCGLRPMVYEYEYLDHDSGTTRVVGGADAKPGAWPWIVSLKHPAIPGTRHLCGGSLITAEWVLTAAHCFDPVRKIGVVYLVIGATQLTKPGPGAQLRRIKKLIRHENYNPSDKSNDIALLKLNKPVDCNPYVQVACVADPVLSLSELQNCWVAGWGATAARAQNSSDVLQEAKVQLIDLQLCNSTGWYAGKVHTHNVCAGYPQGRIDTCQGDSGGPLMCQEKDSDFFWVVGVTSWGRGCARAKRPGIYTSTQYFYDWILAHMDAENV, via the exons ATGAAATGGCTTGGCCTCCTCGTCCTGCTCACCATGGCCGGGCTGTCGCATGGGACATGGGACAACTGCGG AGGGGTATGTGGGCTCCGACCCATGGTGTATGAGTATGAGTACCTGGATCATGACAGCGGTACTACACGCGTCGTGGGTGGTGCAGATGCCAAGCCAGGGGCCTGGCCCTGGATCGTCAGCCTTAAACATCCTGCAATACCAGGCACAAGACACCTGTGTGGAGGCTCTCTCATCACTGCAGAGTGGGTTCTCACAGCAGCCCACTGCTTTGACCCCGTCAG GAAAATTGGCGTGGTGTATCTGGTGATTGGCGCCACTCAGTTGACTAAGCCAGGACCTGGAGCACAACTGAGACGGATTAAGAAGTTAATACGTCATGAAAACTATAATCCAAGTGACAAAAGTAATGACATTGCCTTGCTGAAACTGAACAAGCCTGTTGACTGCAACCCCTACGTCCAGGTGGCCTGTGTGGCTGACCCCGTCCTAAGCCTGTCAGAGCTGCAAAACTGCTGGGTGGCCGGCTGGGGTGCCACTGCTGCAAGAG CTCAAAACTCAAGTGATGTCCTGCAAGAGGCCAAGGTCCAGCTCATCGATCTCCAGCTCTGCAACAGCACTGGCTGGTACGCAGGGAAGGTCCACACCCACAATGTGTGTGCTGGTTACCCACAGGGCCGCATCGACACCTGCCAG ggtgaCAGCGGTGGTCCTCTCATGTGCCAGGAGAAAGACAGCGACTTCTTCTGGGTTGTTGGAGTGACCAGCTGGGGAagaggctgtgccagagcaAAGCGGCCTGGAATCTACACCTCCACTCAGTACTTCTATGACTGGATTCTGGCCCATATGGATGCAGAGAACGTTTAA